The sequence CCGCTCTTTTGGTAAATTTGAGCGATTTGCACCAGCGGCATTTCCTGCTCCTGGCTCGTCAGCAAGCTCGCTACCCAATCGACGCCGATGTCAGCCGATCCGCCCGCAACCTGCTGCTCAGGCACGATATCCGGTCCGCCAGGCAGGATTTGAACGTCCAGACCTTCGTCCTTGTAGTAGCCTTTGCTGAGCGCGACGTAGTACCCGGCAAATTGAGCCTGCGGCACCCATTTCAACTGCAGCTTAACCGGAACAAGGTCCGCTGAAGGCGCCGTGCTTGCTGCCGGAGCAGCCGAGCTTCCTGTGGAAGCAGTTGGCTCACTTCCCGAAGAACTATTGTTGCCTCCACAGCCTGCAAGAATCGACAATACCAACGCCATTACCGCCAATAACAGCACACCGCGAAATTTTCTGTTTTTTACGCTCATCAAACGAATTCCCCCCGCTGAAAATTTTGAATAGATTTGAGAAAATGATTTCTGGAACAATGTGGCTACCTCATGATGCGCTGTATGCAAACGGCCGGTCCCGATTCCTCAGGGGTAAGCCTAGCGGCCGATTGTACCGTTTATTCCTTTGCCTATGAAGCCCGCCGCGAAGGATGCCAGCGAATGAACACCTTCTCCAGCCTTTCCACCACCAGGTAAAAAATGACGCCGGCAACCGCCGCAAGCACGATGCATGACCAGCCGAGCGGCATTTTGGCGACCTTAATGGAGTTGGACAGCAGATAACCGAGCCCTCTCGAGGAGAAAAAGAATTCGCCGACAATCGCCCCGATCATGCTTGCCGTCGCGTTGATTTTCAGCGCGGTGAACACATAGGGCAGGCTGTTCTTGATCCGCAGGTGGCGGAACACCGCAGATTTGGGCGCGGCGTACGAATGCATCAGATCCAGCGCCAGCGGATCGATTGCCGCCATTCCTTTATAGGCGTTGATCGCCATCGCGGCCATCGTCGTCGCCGTTACAATGGCGATGCGGGAGCCCAGCCCATCGCCGAACCACAGGTTCATGATCGGCGCAAGCGCCACGATGGGAACGGCGTTCAGCGCGGCTACCAGCGTCAGGCTGCCGCTGCCCCATCTTGGCCAGGCCGTGGCGGCCAGGGCAATGATGAAACCAAGCGCCGAGCCGACAAGCATGCCTAGCACCGCTTCAGTGAGCGTATATCCCGTATAGGACAGCAGCAGGCTGATATTATCGCCCATCGCCTTCGCAATCGCCGACGGCAGCGGAAGCTGGTATTTCTTCAAATCAAATATCTTATGGATGACCTGCAGCTCCCACAGCGCCAGAAACAGGACGCCCGCGAGCACAGGAAGGATGACGCGAAAGATCGCGGCTTTCCGCGCACGGCGGCGCGGCTTGCCGTTCTGCGCGGGGGCCGCCGAAGGCGGCGGAGCCGGTTTAGCCGTCATAGCGGCTTGCGGACGGCTTCCATCCTCTTGGCTGCGAGCAGCAACCAGCGCTGCTTCACCAACTGTGTTGCCTTCCATCAGCGGCTGCCCCCTTTCGGACGGAATTCAGGCTGCCAAGGAGCAACAAGCCGCTCGATCAGGCTCATGAGCCCATAGCTGGCCATGCCGAGAAATGCACCGACCAGAATGGTCGACCAGAACATGTAAGTATGCGAAGGACCGTAATACAGATTGCGCAGCATAATGACGCCGATTCCATGCTGCGCGCCCATCAGCTCGACGAGAATCGCGCCGGTAACCGCAAGCGGAGCAGCGATCTTCAGTCCGCTGAACAGGCCGGGAAGGGCGGCGGGAAGCCGAAGCTTCCAATAGACGGCCCAAGGTTTGGCCGCGTAAGAATGCATCAGCTCGAGAGCCGAGAGATTGACGCTTCTGAGTCCCCGCAGCATATTGAGCGATACAGGGAAGAACGTAATATAACCCGAGATAATGATCCGCGAAATCTGCTCGTCGCGGACGATGCCGTAGATGATCGGGGCGAGGCCCAGGATCGGAATCATCTGTGATGCCACTGCGTAGGGGAAGGTAAGCTGCTCAATCGTCTTCGATACGCTCATCAGCACCGCGAGCAGCACCCCTGCGGCGGCGCCGAGCAGGAAGCCGATGGCGGCGTTCCCGAAGGTCGCGGCCCCCTCTTTCAGCAGTGTGCCTGCGTACTGAAAGAGCGTCGCAACCAGCTCATGCACATAGGGCAGCTTCGATTGGGCCAGCGGCGTATGCACTACATTCAGCAGCACCCACGAAAGGGCCTCCCAGACAATCAGCAGCCCTGCTACCCAGACAAACAGAGGCAGGAACCGCCCTTTGGCCAGCATGCTGTTTCCTTTCATAAATTACACTCCCTCGAAGCTGTCGCGAATGCCTGCGATCAGATCAAAAAATTCCGGACTGTTTCTCATCTCGGCCGTCCGCGGACGCGGCAGAGGAATATCAACTACCGCCGACAGGCGGCCCGGATGCGGGGACAGTACGAAGACCCGGTCAGACAGGAAGATGGATTCGGGAATGCTGTGAGTAACGAATACAACCGTGTTGCCTACCTTGCTCCACACGGATAACAGCTCTTCATTTAGACGCTCGCGTGTGAATTCATCGAGGGCCGAGAACGGCTCATCCATCAGCAGGATTTCCGGTTCCATCGACAACGCCCGGGCGATGGCCACCCGCTGCTGCATCCCTCCGCTCAGCTGCCAAGGGTATTTGTCGGCGAAGCCCTTCAGGCCGACAAGCTCCAGCAGCTCCAGCGCCTTCTCGTCGCGGCGGGCTTTCTTGACGCCCATTAGCTCCAGCGGTAGCGTGATATTGTCCTTCACCTTGCGCCAGTCGTACAGCACGGGGCTTTGAAAGACGATGCCGTATTTCTGGGCGAGCCGCGCCTCCTTGGCGCTCTTGCCGGCGACCGTTACCCGGCCTCCCGTCGGCTCGATCAAATCGGCCATCAGCCGAAGCAGCGTTGTCTTGCCGCAGCCGGACGGGCCAAGCAAAGAGACAAATTCTCCCTTGGCGATATCCAGGCTCACCTGATGCAGCGCCAGAACTTCCGCCGTATCCGTCTGATAGCGCATCTCCACATTTTCCAATTCAATTTCAGGAACCTTTGCCGCAATAAGTGACATCGATATTCCCCCCATTCCCGAATTATTTGTATAAATGGCATGTAAGTTAACACCATATTGATATTTACGGAAAAGTCACATCGTCCATGTAGCTTTAACTAACATGTTACACTGTGCTCTTGCCCCTCACACTAGACAAAAAGTAAAATAGCTTTGAGGAATTTCCGTCATTTTGTCCAGCACGTCAGTTTGAGTAACACGATTTCACTTTTTCGAGGCTGATCAAGCCCGCAGCCGGGCTTTAGCCCCCTCTTTTTTGTTTTTCACCTGCTGTATTCAGTTTAAATAGAAGGTATCCGGGTACTACCCGCATTCATTTGTGTTAAGAATAGGAGGAGATCGCCTGTGATCAAGGTCGGTTTGACGGGATTTGGCGACCATGATGAACTGTATGGAAAGATTAAACCCGCAGACCGTTTGTCCGCATACAGCGCACATTTTTCCATCGTGGAGATCGACAGCTCCTTTTACGCCGTGCAGCCGGTTAAAAATTACATCAACTGGGTAAATCAGACCCCCGATGATTTCGGTTTTATTGTCAAAGCCTATCAGGGTATGACCGGGCATCTGCGGGACAAAAAGAATTACTTCGATACCGCCGAAGACATGTTTCGGGCGTTTCATACCTCCATTGAACCCGTCATAGAGGCGGGCAAACTGACGATGACGCTTTTCCAGTTCCCGCCCTGGTTTAACTGCACGAAAGAAAACGTGGATGTGCTGCGGGAGACGAAAGAAAGGATGCTGGATGTGCCCTGCGCGCTCGAATTCCGCAACTCCACCTGGTACAGCCCGGAATACCAGGAGCGGACGCTGGCTTTTATGAAAAAAGAAGGCTGGATTCATACGGTGGTTGACGAGCCTCAGGCCGGAATCGGCTCCATTCCGATCGTGTCCGTGGCAACTTCGCCGGAAGCAACTTATGTGCGGATGCATGGGCGAAACGCCCAAGCCTGGCATCAAAGCAGCCATCCCGAATGGCGCAAGCTGCGCTATTTGTACCGCTACAGCACGGAAGAACTGACAGAATGGCTGGGCCGGCTGAAAGAATTGGAGAAGGACTCTAAGAATGTGTATGTCGTCTTCAACAACAATTCGGCGGGCGATGCCACGCCTAACGCTAAAGAGCTTCAGGCTCTCCTTGGCGGAGAAGACAGCGGACTGGCGCCGCTGCAGCTTGACCTATTTGACCATCCGTCATGATTTGCATATATTAACTACGTCTATGCCGGATCAAACATTCAGGAGGCCGATCATGATGAAACGCAATCATACGATGATGCAGTTTTTTGAATGGCATGTGGCAGCCGACGGCCAGCACTGGAAGCGTCTGGCAAGGCTGGCGCCGGAGCTGAAAGCGGCGGGAATCGACTCCGTCTGGATTCCTCCGGTGACGAAGGGCCAATCTGCCGAGGACACCGGATATGGGATATACGATCTGTACGATCTTGGGGAATTCGATCAAAAAGGCACCGTCCGGACGAAGTACGGCACGAAGCAGGAGCTGATCGACGCGATTGCGGAATGTATGCGGCACGGTATTGCGGTCTATGTGGATGTGGTCATGAACCACAAGGCCGGCGCGGATGAAACGGAGGCGTTCAAGGTCGTTGAGGTTGATCCGGCCAACCGCCTAAAGGTCATATCGGGGCCGTTCGAAATCGAAGGCTGGACGAAGTTCACGTTCCCGGGACGCGGCGATGAGTATTCCTCGTTCAAATGGAATTTCGAGCATTTTAATGGTACGGACTATGACGCCAGGAAAGGACGGACCGGCATCTTCAAGATTATCGGCGAGAACAAGGATTGGAACCGCAATGTGGACGATGAGTTCGGAAATTACGATTATCTGATGTTCGCCAATATTGATTACTGCCAACCTGTCGTCCGCTCCGAAATGCTGGAATGGGGAAAATGGCTCGTCGATACGCTTCAGTGCAGCGGCTACCGCCTGGATGCGATCAAGCATATCAACTATGATTTCATCAGGGAATTCGCGGCGGAAATGACCCGCAAGCGCGGAGAGGACTTCTATATTGTCGGCGAATTCTGGAACCCGGATGTGGAGGCCTGCCGCCAGTTTCTGGATACGGTCGATTATCAGATCGACCTGTTCGATGTGGCGCTCCACTACAAATTCCAGGCCGCTTCGCTGGGCGGCAGGAACTTCGACCTGACGACTATTTTCCATGACACGCTGGTGCAGACGCATCCCACCAATGCCGTCACTTTTGTCGATAACCATGATTCCCAGCCCCATGAATCGCTGGAGTCCTGGGTCGGCGACTGGTTCAAGCCCAGCGCGTATGCGCTGATCCTGCTCAGGCTGGATGGCTATCCGGTCGTATTCTACGGCGACTATTACGGCATCGGCGGACCGTCGCCGATTAACGGCAAACGCAAAGCGATTGACCGGCTGCTGTACGCCCGCTACCACAAAGCCTACGGGGAGCAGAACGATTACTTCGACCATCCGAATACCATCGGGTGGGTTCGACGGGGTGTGGATGAAATTCCGGGCTCGGGCTGCGCGGTCGTCGTATCGGGCGGAGACGACGGCGAGAAGCGCATGTTCGTCGGAACGAAGCGCGCCGGAGAGTCCTGGACCGATCTGACGCTGAACCGGGACGACACGGTAGTGATCGGGAGGGACGGATGGGCCGTTTTTCCGGTAAATAGCGGCAGTGTGTCCGTATGGGCGCTGCCGGTGGAGCAGCCGGACGGAGACGAAAGCGCCTTGGAAAATACCCTTGAGACGGATACGACGGCAGAAGCGGCAGCCGGGGAGAAATAAGCAACAGAGGTTAGATGTGAAGAGCTCCGGCAGAGGGGAGCTCTTTTTTATTGAATTCGATTATCAATGCAGAAATATCGAACTCCGCTTGGAGTGTAGGCCGTTCAGGAAGCAGACATACGTGTGAAAAACGGAAAGCCCCGCTGTCCGCGCAGGATGCATGCGGACAGCGGGGCTATTTGTTATAAGTGCGTGATATACTTCATTTGTGGCTTAGGACAAGCCTTATTCGTGCGCGCTCTCGCCAACCCAATCCGAGCTTCTTTTGCCGACAATCCGTTCGATCGGATAGACTCTCCATACGGCGGTGACAACCGAAGCGCATAAAGCGGCCTTGAGGAAGTCTCCCGGCAGGAACGGCAGCATGCCCGCAGTCAGCGCTTTGGTCAGCGTGTCCAAGCTGGGAATGGAGTGAGCCAGCCAGGCTACACCGGTCGGATAGACAAGCAGGGAGCCGAACAGGAAGTTCACCCCGAGCAGCTTGCCGAAGGTGAATTTGCCCTGCGACATCCGCTCTGCGGACCATCCGATCAGGAAAGCCGCAAACGGCCAAGTGATGATGTAACCGGCGGTCGGTCCGACCAGGACGGACATTCCTCCTCTTCCCGCCATTACGGGAAACCCGGCGGCGCAAAGGCCAATGACGATCAGGACAGCGAGCGCTCCATATCTGGCGCCCAGTACGGAACCAGCCAGCATGACAGCCAGCGTCTGCAGGGTAATCGGCACCGTTGAGAACGGAAGCGATACTTTCATCGAGCTTAACGCGATCATCACACCTGCAAAGAGCGCGCTGAAAATAAGTCCGCGCAAGGACCATCTGTTCATGAGTTGATTATTCCTCTCCATTTTTTTAAATTAATATAACATCTCACGTCAAATACATCAATCCGTCAATCCGTTAATCCGTTAATTTGTTATAATCGATAACGCAAGTGTGAGACACTCTCTACGAAAGCGAGCGTAAATATGATTCATGCCAATCAATTGACCCTGTCGCTGCGGGACGGCCAGCAAAGCCTGACGGTGCTTCAGGATATTCATATACATATCAAAAAAGGGGAATGGGTCGCGCTGACGGGCGCCAACGGCAGCGGCAAATCCAGCCTTGTCCGGACCTTCAACGGTCTGCTCATCCCATCCGGCGGCAGCCTGACGGCGGCCGGGCTGGATTTGCGGTCGGCCGCAAACCGCAGTGCCGTCAAGCAAAGCATTCAGCTCGTCTTCCAGAGCCCGGAAGCCCAAACCATCGGCTCGACGCCGGAGGAAGACGTAGCCTTCGGCCTAGAGAACCGGGGAATTCCCCGGGAAGAGATGAAGGCGCGGACGCTGCACGCGCTGCGGCAGACGGGCCTCGGGCATAAAGCCGCTGTTCCCGTATCGGACCTGTCGGGTGGAGAGCGGCAGCGCCTGGCGATCGCCTGCTGCCTTGCGCTGGAGGCGGAGATGATTATCTTTGACGAGGCGACCTCCATGCTGGACCCGGTCTCGCGCAAAGAGATTTTCGCGTTCAGCCGAGAGCTGTGGCGGCGGGGAGTAACCGTGCTGTGGGTCACGCAGCGGATGGAGGAACTGGCGGCCGGGGAACGCGTAGCCGTTATGGACAAGGGGCGGCTGGTGTACGACGGCGATCCGCGTACGCTGTTTTACCGCTCCGGGCTGCCTGCCGCGCTACGCTGGGAAGATCCCCCCGTCATCGGCATTGGCCGAATGATGCAGGATAACGGCTGGCCGGCTGAGCTTCTGCCGCTTACGGAGCAGGAACTGGAGGAAGCGCTATGGCGGTACAGTTAACCGGGGTGTTCTACCATTACGGCCAATCCCCCGCCCTAAGCAATATCGATCTGCTGATTCCGGAGGGCGGCGTTACGGTTCTGTGCGGAGTAACGGGCAGCGGCAAATCGACGCTGCTGCGGCTGCTGTCCGGACTCGCGAAGCCTACTTCGGGCAGTATTGACTATCCGCCGGAAAGCTCTGCCGCCTCCGTCTCCATCGTCTTCCAGCAGCCGGAGAGCCAACTCTTCGCAGGAAGCGTCAGACAGGATGTCGAGTACGGCCTGGAGCAGCGTGATGTTCCGGAGCCCCGGCGAAGCGAGGCGGCGGCCCGGGCGATGGAGCAGGCCGGACTCGATCCTAAGCGATACGGCCAGCGGTCGCCGTTCCTGCTGAGCGGCGGCGAGAAGCGGCGGGTCTGCATCGCAGGCGCCATCGCCCCGCTGCCAAGGCTCCTGCTGCTGGACGAGCCGACGGCCGGGCTTGATCCCCCCGCCGCCCGCGCGCTGCTGGATACCGTCAAGGAATTGAAACAGGGCGGCTATACCATTGTGATCGCCACCCATGACCTGGACAGCTTCTTCCCCTTGGCGGATCAGGTCGCGGTCCTGTCGCACGGGGCCTTGCGGTACAGCGGCCCGGCCCCCGGCTTATGGACCAAGGCCCGCGTGCTCGAAGACGCGGGCCTGGAACCTCCGGCCTACATCCGGATCGGCCGGATGCTTATGCGCCAAGGCAGGCTGGACGCCCTGCCCGCCAGCGCCGGGGAACTGCTGGCCAGGCTGGACAAGCGCAGCCTGGTGTACCGCGGGAGCGGCGCCGCTTCCTCTCCCGGCGCCGGGGAATGGCCTTCTGCGGACAAGGACAGCCTTGCCTTGTCCGCAGAAGGCGGGCCCTTGCCGGCGGACGGCGGACCGCCGGCAGAGGGCATGCCGCCGCCGGCGAATGACGGCCGCCCGGCAAGGAGCGGAGGGCGCCGCGTTTCAGGCGACGGCAGCGCGGCGCAGTCTCCGGTGAGCGGAGCCGCCGCCGATGCAGGCGCCCGCCCTGCGGCAGATGCAGCCGCCTTGAAGTTCCGCAGCGGATCGGTCTTGCAACTGCTCGACCCCCGTGTAAAGTGGCTGACGATGATATTGTGGTCGCTGGTGATTCTGCAAATAAAGGGAGCCTTGCCGCTGGCGCTTGCCGCGCTGATGATCGGCGGACTGATAGCCGCTGCGGGCATTCCCCGGAAACGGACAATCTGGTTCTATCGGCCGTTCCTGCCGATGTTTCTGTTCCTGTGGCTGCTGTCCGCCTTTTCTTGGCGCGGCACGGATACGGGGATGCCCTTCCAATTCTCCGCCGAAGGAGCCTTAATAGGCGGTCTGTCCGTTCTTCGGCTGGGGCTGCTCATCTCGCTCGGCTTCCTGTTCACGGAGACGACATCGGGAGCGCCGCTGCGCGAAGGGCTGGAGTGGGCCATCAAGCCGCTGGGCAAACTGGGCGTCAGAACGCGGAATTGGTCGCTCGCCGTTTCCGTTACTCTACAGTTCATCCCCTGGGTTCTAGGGAAAATTTCATCACTGCAGCTGGCGCTCGCCTCCCGGGGAAACCGAAAGCGTGGACGGATGCGCTGGACGCCAAAGCAGATTTCATTGATGGCCGTCCCTCTGCTCCTCCAAGTGATCGGCATGGGCGATGAACTGGCCACCGCCATCGAAGCCCGGGGTTATGACCCGTCGAAGCCGCGCACGCCCTGGCTTGTTCTGAGCTGGCGGCGGCGGGATACGGCGGCGGTGCTTATCGCCATGCTCTCGGCGGCGCTGCTGTGGTGGGCCTCGGCCTAGCCCGAAGCTCCTTGAGAGCTGCGACCGGCAATATCGGAGAGAGAGGCAAGCCGATGCTCCAGTTTTTCCACGGGGTCATGGAGGCCATGTTGGAAGAAGATGGCGGCACCAGTTAGAATCGTCAACTCTCCGCGCTAATTTTGAGCCCGCGCTGATGCGTACATAAATAAGCATAAGCCTGCCGGAACCCATGAGGGCCACAGCAGGCTTATTGGCGTTTTCTTCATTTTGATTTCGGCTTGCGGGATACAAGCCTAACCAAATCCAGCGTCAGAACGGGCAGGGACAGGGAGACGGGATAAGCCAAGTAGCGGGGTTCCCATTCCGGTGAAAATTTTTCTTTATAGCGGCGCAGGCCCAAGAATCCGTACCAATGCCCTCCATGCTTGAACACGACATGGGCCATTTTCTCTTCGCGAAGCGCTCCTGGGTTCCGCCCTACGCTGGACAGGGGCGCGTTGCCAAGGTTAAACCGCTCGTATCCCTGAGCCTTCGCCCATTCCAGCAGGGAAATAAACAGGAAATCCATCGTTCCGTTCGGACTTTTCAGGCGGTGGCGCATCAGGTCGATTGAAATGGTAACTCCTCCGTCATAGCCTGGTGCGAGCGAGGCAAAGGCGATAACGGCGCCCCCGGCATCCCGAAGGAGGGCAATCGGCGCAAGCTGCAAATAGGATTCGTCAAACCATCCGAGCGAAAATCCTTTTTCCGCCCGGCCTCTCAGCCATTCCTCCGAAATCGAATGAAGTTCTTTCAGCAGCTCCGCCGCAAACGGAGGCTCCGCCAATTCAAACTTGCAGCCTTCGCGGACAAACCGGTTCTTTACGCTCCGCAAGTCGCTGTTTCCCTTGCCGCTTAGAGTGAACTTGTCCAGCGGAACCAGCGCCTCCTCGCCGAGCTTAAAGAAATGGTAGCCCTGCTCATGGTAGATCGGCAAGTAGTCAGGCGTCGCCTGGTAGAAGACGGCGGAAAGTCCGTACCGGTCGGCCTCGGTCCGGAATTCGCTGATTGCGTCGTTCACCAGACCTTTGGGTCCAAGCGGGTCGCCAAGCACGACAGCCTTGTCCCGCACTCTGGCGAACGGAAGCATGACCTTGCCGTCCTGCGCCCAGTAGAAGCTCTTGTCCCCCGTGAAGAGCATATGGGTCAGCGCGTTCCCGGATTCCGACTTAAGATAACGCCTTAGCCGGTCCATATCCGGCGGCGCGGTTAATGCCTCCGCACGGCGGTTGGGCCGAAGCGCCACAATCATCGAGAACAGCAGCCACGCGGTCACAAGTCCGCCCACAGCCGAAAAGGCAAAATGGCTGTGCTGCTGCAGCCACTCGGTCGGCGCGCCGGGCCGCAGAGCTTTAAAGAAGCCGCGATGCGAGTAGCTTGCCAGCAGATAGTAGCTCAGGGCGATACCGGAAGTCAGCAGCAGCCACCACAGCAGGCTTTGCCGCGAAATCGGCGCGCTGACCCGGTAGAAACGCGCCCTTGAAATCCATAGAAGAAAGGCCACTAACAGCAAAAAGAGCGCCTCTTCGTAATCAAATCCCTTGGTGAAGGCAAACACGGCGCCAAGAGCCAGCGTAATGCTTGACCAGATATAGGCTCTACGTATCCGCAGCGAGATGCCCCGGGACAGCAGCACCAGCATAAAACCGATGACCACGGCCAAATGATGCGATACCCGCATGATCGGAAGCGACAACAGCTCCTCCATGAAGCGCAGACGGTAGAGCAGCTCGGGCGTAGCCGCCGACAACAGCAGAAGGAGGCCGGCTGCAAGCACAAGCTTGCCGAGCGCCCACACGCCAAGATCGCTAAGGAAGGTATATTGTCCAGGCCAAGTCCAAATCCTCTGCCAAGTATTAAGGGGAGTTTCCAGCGCCGAGCTGCGCAGTAGCCGTATGCCCTGCTGTCCGATTTCAAGCGCAGCCAGCACAAGCCCGATCAGCCATGGAATAACAAAATAGAACAGCCGGAAAATGACGAGCACAGCCATCGCCCGCTCGCTGGAATAGCCCATCTGCTGAATTCCCAGCAGCGCGATAAGATCAAATGCGCCGATCCCTCCGGGAGCCATGCTGAGTATGCCCGCAATCGCCGCGATCACATACAGGCTCATCATCGGCTGAAAAGGAGCGCCGCCCAAAATATGCTTCGCGATCACCGAAAAGGTAATTCCCGCGCTTAGCCATTCCAACAGCGAGGAGCCTACCGAAGCGTATACCGTCATCCACGGCGTTTTTCCTTCTCCCCGGTTGATCCATTTGGCGAACAGCGAGGAGCGCTGCAGCATGATAAAGAAAGGCAAATACAGCGCCATACCCCAGACGGCGAATACAAGCCAGCGATGCTTATGAAACAGCCCCTCCGCCGGCAGAATGCCGAAAATGCTGGCCCAGGACAGCAGCGACAGGCCCGTAATCATCAGCGGAGACAAAAAAACGATCGCCGGTGTCAGGACCGCTGCGGGTACTCCGCTTTTTTTATAGAGCAGCGTACGTAGGCCGACTCCAGCCAGACCGGCAAATCCGATCAAATTATTAAAGGTATTGGCAATCCACGAATAGCGGAAGGTGCTCCAAACCCCGATTTTCATCCGATAGTGGGCCCGGATTAGAAAATCGTAAGCGCTCATCAATGCAACCGCCGCCAACGCCGTCCCCATCATCTGCATAATGCCCTGCGCCGGAATTAGCCTAAGTTCCCGCAGCGTCTTGGCAAGCCGGACTCCTTTCAGTTCATGCTGCCCTTCCCAATACACAAACGCGATAATCAGTACAGGGACAAGCACCCGTACCGCCTTGATGCGATAAATGGACGCCAGCAGCCTTATCAATTTTAATTGTTCTAATCTTGGTTTATGTGCATGCATATCTCTACCTGCCTTTGGTTGCATAAGCCGGGTCTTCGCCCTTTGCGGGCCAGAAATACGGCTGTCGTGAGTATTATATCCATTTGACGGCAGCCATTTCCAAATTCCCTGAAATCCTTTAAAAATCCTACCCCGAACAAGCCCCTTTATGCAACAAATGACGAAAAAACCATGCCAAAACTCGCTCCTTTTGTTTCGTTCATCCCTTTGTTATAAGGCCCTCCCCTTATACCATTGCCCGTCAAAAGAAAGGTTCAGCGCCTGTCCGAGCACAGTGCCAAATTGTATGAAATTTCTTCCGGTTGCCGTGATCAGATTCCCGTCCCGGACCACAGGCTCCCCGGAATAATTCTCCGCTTCAAAAACGCCTGTCTTTTTCCGATTTTCCTCGGTCATTCCGATCGTATATTTCTTCCCTTGCAGAAGCCCTGCTTTTGCCAGCAGAAACGGCGAACTGGAAATACTTGCAATGACGGAAGCATTGCTCCCTGTTTTCCGTATAAATTCAATTAAATCCGCCTCATTCTGCAATGCCAGTACATCCATACATCCTGTTAACAAAAGGCTGTCTATTTCCGCCTGGTTGGCCTGGTCAATCGTCGTATCGGGAATACATGTCAGCCCTGCCTCTCCCCTAACCGGCCGATCATTCAACCCTATCGTTACAACGGGCTTCTTCCCTTGCATAAGAATGGACAATGCGACAGTCAGTTCGTATTCGCTAAATTTCGGATACAATAGTACCGCCGTTTTTTTCACAGATTTCCCCCGCTCACCGCGATATAACCGCAATCATTATATATTATTTCAGACTTTTCCAAGTGTACCATAGCTGGCTCCATTGAGAAACTGGTACCCTAGCGGTACTGCGCGTCATGCTTGAAACCTCGTTGTTCACCCCCGGAAACGGCTATTCCCAGAATGCATCCTTCCATAACGGAGCTGCAAGTCGCCCTTAAGACTTTAGAAAAGCTTTATCCTAACCAAGAGTTCAAGATAACTATCTGAAATCTATAACAATAGCCGCGGCAGCATGCCGCGGCTAAACGTATTTCAGGCTTCAGATCTCAATAACTCCGCAGGCTTATTCGAGCGTTTCGGCAATACCGGCTTACGCCCCCTTTTGTCCAACGGCCTTTCTTGCCCGGCCGCCGATCAGCAGGATGCCCAGCAGAATGATCCCGAGCCCCCCCACCGTATTCAAATAGATCGGTTCATGCAGAAAAATGACTCCCCACAGCAGTCCGAACACCGGGACAAGAAAGGTTACGCTCACCGTTCTGACCGCGCCCACACTGGCGATCAGCCGAAAATAAAGCAGGTAGGCAAAAGCGGTGCATGCCAGCGCGAGGCCAAGCACCGACAGCGCCGCTGCCATTGTCGGCCGCTCCGGCGGCGGGAATACCGCAGCGAGCGGCAGCAGCCAGATCGCGGCTCCAAGCTGCTGGCCGATGGCGAGCGTCAGCGGCTGCACTCCTTTGCCGACCCGTGCGGCATAGAGCCCCCCGAATCCATAGGCCAGCGCGGCCCCCAGCGAGAACAAGACGGAATACAGCACGGTCTTGTCCAGCG is a genomic window of Paenibacillus durus ATCC 35681 containing:
- a CDS encoding ATP-binding cassette domain-containing protein — translated: MIHANQLTLSLRDGQQSLTVLQDIHIHIKKGEWVALTGANGSGKSSLVRTFNGLLIPSGGSLTAAGLDLRSAANRSAVKQSIQLVFQSPEAQTIGSTPEEDVAFGLENRGIPREEMKARTLHALRQTGLGHKAAVPVSDLSGGERQRLAIACCLALEAEMIIFDEATSMLDPVSRKEIFAFSRELWRRGVTVLWVTQRMEELAAGERVAVMDKGRLVYDGDPRTLFYRSGLPAALRWEDPPVIGIGRMMQDNGWPAELLPLTEQELEEALWRYS
- a CDS encoding ATP-binding cassette domain-containing protein, with amino-acid sequence MAVQLTGVFYHYGQSPALSNIDLLIPEGGVTVLCGVTGSGKSTLLRLLSGLAKPTSGSIDYPPESSAASVSIVFQQPESQLFAGSVRQDVEYGLEQRDVPEPRRSEAAARAMEQAGLDPKRYGQRSPFLLSGGEKRRVCIAGAIAPLPRLLLLDEPTAGLDPPAARALLDTVKELKQGGYTIVIATHDLDSFFPLADQVAVLSHGALRYSGPAPGLWTKARVLEDAGLEPPAYIRIGRMLMRQGRLDALPASAGELLARLDKRSLVYRGSGAASSPGAGEWPSADKDSLALSAEGGPLPADGGPPAEGMPPPANDGRPARSGGRRVSGDGSAAQSPVSGAAADAGARPAADAAALKFRSGSVLQLLDPRVKWLTMILWSLVILQIKGALPLALAALMIGGLIAAAGIPRKRTIWFYRPFLPMFLFLWLLSAFSWRGTDTGMPFQFSAEGALIGGLSVLRLGLLISLGFLFTETTSGAPLREGLEWAIKPLGKLGVRTRNWSLAVSVTLQFIPWVLGKISSLQLALASRGNRKRGRMRWTPKQISLMAVPLLLQVIGMGDELATAIEARGYDPSKPRTPWLVLSWRRRDTAAVLIAMLSAALLWWASA
- the mprF gene encoding bifunctional lysylphosphatidylglycerol flippase/synthetase MprF yields the protein MHAHKPRLEQLKLIRLLASIYRIKAVRVLVPVLIIAFVYWEGQHELKGVRLAKTLRELRLIPAQGIMQMMGTALAAVALMSAYDFLIRAHYRMKIGVWSTFRYSWIANTFNNLIGFAGLAGVGLRTLLYKKSGVPAAVLTPAIVFLSPLMITGLSLLSWASIFGILPAEGLFHKHRWLVFAVWGMALYLPFFIMLQRSSLFAKWINRGEGKTPWMTVYASVGSSLLEWLSAGITFSVIAKHILGGAPFQPMMSLYVIAAIAGILSMAPGGIGAFDLIALLGIQQMGYSSERAMAVLVIFRLFYFVIPWLIGLVLAALEIGQQGIRLLRSSALETPLNTWQRIWTWPGQYTFLSDLGVWALGKLVLAAGLLLLLSAATPELLYRLRFMEELLSLPIMRVSHHLAVVIGFMLVLLSRGISLRIRRAYIWSSITLALGAVFAFTKGFDYEEALFLLLVAFLLWISRARFYRVSAPISRQSLLWWLLLTSGIALSYYLLASYSHRGFFKALRPGAPTEWLQQHSHFAFSAVGGLVTAWLLFSMIVALRPNRRAEALTAPPDMDRLRRYLKSESGNALTHMLFTGDKSFYWAQDGKVMLPFARVRDKAVVLGDPLGPKGLVNDAISEFRTEADRYGLSAVFYQATPDYLPIYHEQGYHFFKLGEEALVPLDKFTLSGKGNSDLRSVKNRFVREGCKFELAEPPFAAELLKELHSISEEWLRGRAEKGFSLGWFDESYLQLAPIALLRDAGGAVIAFASLAPGYDGGVTISIDLMRHRLKSPNGTMDFLFISLLEWAKAQGYERFNLGNAPLSSVGRNPGALREEKMAHVVFKHGGHWYGFLGLRRYKEKFSPEWEPRYLAYPVSLSLPVLTLDLVRLVSRKPKSK
- a CDS encoding DJ-1/PfpI family protein, with amino-acid sequence MKKTAVLLYPKFSEYELTVALSILMQGKKPVVTIGLNDRPVRGEAGLTCIPDTTIDQANQAEIDSLLLTGCMDVLALQNEADLIEFIRKTGSNASVIASISSSPFLLAKAGLLQGKKYTIGMTEENRKKTGVFEAENYSGEPVVRDGNLITATGRNFIQFGTVLGQALNLSFDGQWYKGRAL